AAGTCGCGGACGCCTACATCGCGGAGAACCTGGCCCTCCGGCTGAAGACGACCGAGGGGGCCAGCGTGTGGCTCGAGGAGCGGATGGGCGAGCTGGGCTCGCGGGCCAGCACCAGCGAGCTGGATTTGTACAAGTTCAAGCGCAGCGCGGACGTGCTGTCGCTGTCCAGCAACGGCAAGGACGGCCAGCCGCAGCCGAGCACGGCGAAGCTGGCCTACGACAGCTACATGTCCGCGCTCATCGCCGTGCGCACGAAGATGGCGGCGCTGCAGGCGCGGGTGGATGCCATGCGCCAGCTGCGCAACAGCGCGAGCCCCGACGCGGAGCACTGGGCCGAGGGGCTCCCGGAGGCCAACGAGGGCGCCCTGCGCGAGCTGCGCAACAAGGTGCTGGAGCAGCGCACCGGCTGCGTGGAGCTGTCCGAGCGCTACCTGCCGGAGCACCCCAAGATGCAGGAGTGCCAGGGGAAGCTGACCGTGCTGCAGCAGGAGCTGCGGCGCAGCCTGGAGAACCTGGTGAAGGGCGCGGAGACGGACCTGGCGGCGGCCCAGGCCAACGAGCGCACGCTGCTGGAGCGGGTGGAGCAGGCCAAGACCGAGGCCTTCGCGCTGACGGAGAAGGAGATCGCCTACCAGAAGCTGAGGCGCGAGGCGGAGAACGACCAGCGGCTGTACGACATGGTCCTCAAGCGCTTCAAGGAGCTGGAGCTGTCGGGCCAGCTGCGCACCAGCAACGTGCGCGTGCTGGACGCGGCGCTGCCCAACCCGGCGCCGGTGCGGCCCAACACCCGCAGCGCCCTCATGCTCTTCTTCCTGCTGGGCCTGATGGGCGGCGTGGCGGTGGCGCTGGGCCTGGAACTGCTCGACGCGAGCGTGGCCACCCGCGCGGACGTGGAGGAGCGGCTGGGGCTGGCCTTCATCGGCGCCATGCCGCCGCTCAAGCCCGACGATGGGGGACCGGCGGACCTCTTCATCCACCGCCACCCGCGCTCGCAGGCGGCGGAGATGTGCCGGGCCATCCGCACCAACCTGCTCTTCATGTCGCCGGACAAGCCCTTCCGCACGGTGGTGGTGAGCTCGGCCGGGCCCGCCGAGGGCAAGTCCACCGTCGTCATCAACCTGGGCATGGTGATGGCGCAGACGGGCTCGCGCGTGCTGCTGATGGACACGGACATGCGCCGGCCGCGCCTGCACAAGGCCTTCGGCGTGCCCGACGACGTGGGCGTCAGCTCGCTGGTGGTGGGCGAGGGCTCGCTGGAGGGCGCCATCAAGTCCACGGACGTGCCCAACCTCTTCGTGCTGCCCTGCGGGCCGCTGCCGCCCAACCCCGCGGAGCTGCTCCACACGCGCGCCTTCGCCGAGCTGCTCGGCAAGCTGCGCGAGCGCTTCGACTGCGTCCTGCTGGACAGCCCGCCGCTGGGGCCCGTCTCGGACGCGCTCGTCCTCTCCAAGCAGACGGATGGCATCCTGCTGGTGCTCAAGGCCGGCACGACCCAGCGCGAGCAGGCGAAGCGGGCCACGCGCGCGCTGCGCGACGTGAAGGCCCGCGTCATCGGCGCGCTGCTCAACCACGTGGACCTCAAGGGCGGCAGGTACGGGGCCGACAGCTATGATGGCTACGGTTACCGGGGCTACGGCAACGAGCGGGACGAGCAGCGCTCCGTCTCCTGAGGACGCCCGGTGATGAAGGTCCTCCAGCTGGGCAAGTACTACGCGCCCTACCGGGGCGGCATGGAGACGCACCTGTCGGGGCTGTGCGAGGAGCTGAAGGGCCGCGTGCAGCTGGAGGTGCTCGTCTCCAACACGGCGCCGCGCACCGTGCGCGAGGTGGTGCACGGCGTGCCCGTCACCCGCTGCGCCGAGCTGGTGAAGGTGGCCTCCACCTCGCTCAACCCCACGCTGCCGCTGGAGCTGTCGCGGCGCCGGTACGAGCTGCTGCACATGCACTTCCCGCACCCCATGGCGGTGATGGGGTACCTGGGCAGCGTGCGTCCGAGGCGGCACGGGCTCGTCATCACCTACCACAGCGACGTGGTGCGCCAGAAACGGCTGCTCAAGGTGTACGGGCCCTTCATGCAGCGGGCGCTGGCGCGCGCGGATGCCATCCTGGTGGGCTCGCCCAACTACGTGGAGACGTCCGAGGCGCTGCGGCCGCACCGGGACCGGTGCCACGTGGTGCCCTTCGGCATCGACGTGTCGCGCTTCGTCCGCACGCCCGCGCGCGAGGCGGCGGCCGCGGCCGTGCGCTCCCGGTATGGTGGGGCCCCGCTGCTGATGGGGGTGGGGCGGCTCGTCTATTACAAGGGTTTCGACCACGCCATCCGCGCGCTGCGCGAGGTGGAGGGGGCGCACCTGCTGCTGGTGGGCGAGGGGCCGCTGCGCGCGGAGCTGGAGGCGCTGGCCCGCGCGTGTGGCGTGGCCGGGCGCGTGCACTTCCTCGGGAACCTGGGGGACGAGGAGCTGCTCGCGCTCTACTTCGCGTGTGACGCCTTCGTGCTGTCCTCCGTCACCCGCGCCGAGGCCTTCGCGCTGGTGCAGCTGGAGGCCCTGGCGTGTGGGCTGCCCGTCATCAACACCGCGCTGGACTCGGGGGTGCCCTTCGTCAGCCGCCACGAGGAGAGTGGCCTCACCGTTGCGCCAGGGGACGAGGCGGCGCTGGCCGCGGCAATGCGGCGGATGCTGGCGGAGCCGGAGCAGCGGCGGGCCTGGGGTGAGGCGGGCCGCGCACGCGTGCTGGCCGAGTTCTCCCAGGCCCGCATGGGCGAGCGTGTGCTCGCCGTCTACCGGGAGGTCCTGGACGCGCGGAGGGCGAGGGGATGATCGGCCTCGTCCTGACGCTCCTGTCCATCGCCGGGGCGTGGCTGGCCACGCGGCGGAGCCTCGGCCACGGGCTGGGCGCGGTGCTGCTGGTGGGCTACTTCTACGGCATCCTCCGGGCCCGCTTCCCGGATGGGTTCTCGCACTTCATGTTCGATGGCGCCGTGGCGGGCCTCTACCTGGCCCTCCTCCTGCGCCGGAAGCGGAAGCTGCGCTACGGGCATGACGGCCAGGTGCTGCGGCTCTGGGTGCGCGTGCTGATGGTGTGGCCGCTGTTCACCATGGTGCTGTCGCCGCTCTTCGACTCGCAGCACTTCTTCATCCAGCTGGTGGGCCTGCGCGTGGCCATCCTCTTGCTGCCGTTGATCGCCATCGGCGCACAGCTGACCGAGGAAGAGGTGGACTCGCTGGGCGAGTGGGTGCTGTGGCTCAACCTCGTGGCCTTCCTCTTCGCCCTGCTGGAGCTGCGCCTGGGGGTGGAGGCCTTCTTCCCGCAGAACGCCGTCACCTATCTGCTCTACCTGTCCAACGACGTGGGCGCGGAGCGTGCGCTGCGCATCCCCGCCATCTTCAACACCGGGCATGCGTACGGGGGCACCATGCTGCTGTCCCTGCCGCTGCTGGTGCGCCGCTGGCAGCGCAGGCCCGCGAGCCGCGTCCTCACGGCGGTGGCGCTGGTGGCCACCCTGCTGGGCCTCTTCCTGTGCGCGGCGCGCAGCCCGGTGGTGCAACTCGTGGGCATCGTCGGGCTGTTGCTGCTCGTCGTGGGCCTGTCGTGGAGGATGCTCGCGAGCATCGGTGCGCTGGCGGTGGTGGTGGGCTTCATCGTCCTGAGCAACCCCCGTTTCCAGCGCTTCCTCACGCTGGAGGACACCGACTACGTCACCGAGCGCGTGTCCTGGAGCGTGAACACCAGCATGCTCGAGGTCCTCACCCAGTACCCGCTGGGCAACGGCTTGGGCAGCGCGGGTGGGACGAGCATTCCCTTCTTCCTGATGGACCTCGCCAAGCCGCAGCACGGCCTGGAGAACGAGTTCGGCCGCATCGCGATGGAGCAGGGCATCATCGGACTGGTGCTGTGGGTGCTCTTCGTCGGGTGGCTCTTCACCCGGTTGCCGCCGCGCCGCAAGGGCGGCTCCCTGGTGGCCGAGCGGATGATGTGGGCCTCGGTGCTGGTGATGTGGGGGACGGCCATCATCGGCACGGGTCTGCTCTCCTCCATTCCGGGCACCGCCCTGCTGCTGCTGTGGATGGGCATCGTCGTGGGCACCCGGCGCCCCGCGCCCGCGGCCCGCGCCGTGGCCGTGAAGCCCTCGCCCCCGGCCCCGTCCGGCCGGCTGGAGTCCCAACGCGCATGACCTCGCCCTCTCGTCCCGAGCTGCTCACGCAGCAGATGCTCCGGGGGCTCGCCGCCTTCGCCGTGGTGCTCTACCACGCCGGTTTGACGAGCAGCGGCCTGACCGGTGGCAGCTACCTGCTCCCCGGCTTCTTCAAACAGGGCTACGCGGGCGTCGACGTCTTCTTCTGTCTCAGCGGCTTCATCATCTTCCACGCGCATCAGGGAGACCTGGGGCGGCGCCAGTCGCTGCCGCTCTTCCTGATGAAGCGCTTCGTGCGCATCTACCCCATCTACTGGGTGGTCACGCTGCTGGTGCTCGCCACCGGCCTGCTGGTGCCGCGCGTGGTGGGCGGGAGCCCGCCGGCTCCTGGCTACGTGCTCCAGTCGCTCCTGTTGATTCCCCAGGGGCGCGAGCCTCTCGTGACCGTCGCCTGGACGCTCATCCACGAGCTGCGCTTCTACGTGCTCTTCTGTGGGGCGCTCCTGCTGCCGCCCAGGGTCTCGGCCCGGGTGGCGGTGGGCTTCTTCCTGCTCTCCCTCGGTACGCTCTGCCTCGACTCCCTGCACCCGGCGTTCTTCCAGCGGGTTCCAGGTGCCCGGCTCTTCCTCTTCCTCTTCCACCCCTCGAATCTGCACTTCACCCTCGGGGTGCTCGCGAGCTTCATCCTGTCGCGCGTGCGCACGGCCGCCCTGCTCGATGGGGCCGTGCTCGGGGCAGGGGCGGTGTCCATGACGGCCGCGGTCCTGCTCCATGACCGGCTGGCGCCCCCGGGCATGAAGTACCACGCGGCCCTCTTCTACGCGGTTCCGTCCTTCCTGGTGGTGCTCGGCCTGGCGCTCGTGGAGCGGCGCTGGCGGCCCTGGATTCCGCGTCCGCTCGTCCAGCTGGGCAATGCCTCCTACTCGCTCTACCTGATTCATTGGCCCGTGCTGGTGCTGCTGGTGCCCGCCGTGTTCCAGTCCCTGGAGACGACAGGCGAGCGGACGCTGGCGCTCTGGGGCCTCGTGGCGGTGGCGGTGGGGGCGGGCGCCGTGCTCTATGTCGGGGTGGAGCGTCCCCTGCTTACCTTCTTGCGTGGGCGCCTGCTGCAACGGGTGCCCACGGGTGCGCGGGCGCGGCCCGGCATCCAACCGGGGCCGACGCACTGAGGCAGGTGGCGGGGAGGGAAGCACCTGGGGACGTCTGGCATTGGAGGCGAGGTAGACGGTGGGGACGTGGCTGCTGGTGACAGGGGACGTGGGGCGGCGCGGGGCGATGGACCGCGCGCATCTCGCGCTGGCCGAGTACCTCTCGCGCCGGGGTGACGAGGTGCACGTGGTGGCCCACTCCGCCTCCGAGGAGCTCCTGGCGCTGGCGGGCACGCACTGGCATGTCGCGCCCAAGCCCGCGGGCTCGGTGGCCCTGGGTTCTCCCGTGCTGGACGCTGTCGGCCGCTACTGGGCCCGCCGCCTGGGCGCGCGCGGGGCTCGCGTGGTGGTGAATGGCGGCAACTGCCTCTGGGGAGACGTCAACTGGGTGCACTACGTCCACGCGGCGTACTCGCCCGGCTTCGAGGCCCGGGGCTGGCGCCCGCTCGCCCGGAGGTTCGTCCACGAGGGCTACTTGCGCGCCGAGCGCGCCGCCTTCTCCCGCGCGCGCCTCCTCATCGCCAACTCCCACCGGACAGCGGAGGACCTGCGGCGCCTGGGGGTGCCTGCCGCACGCATCCGCGTCGTCTATTGTGGCATCGAGGGCGAGCGCTTCCGTCCCCCGTCCGCTTCCGAGCGCGAGGCGGTGCGCGCCGGGCAGGGCTGGCGTCCCGAGCAGCCGGTGGTGGCCTTCGTGGGCGCGCTCGGGGACAGGCGCAAGGGTTTCGACACCGTCTACAAGGCCTGGGCGGAGCTGCACCGCAGGGGCCCCTGGGACGGGGTGTTGGTGGTGATGGGGAGCGGGGCGGAGCTACCGGCCTGGCGCGAGCGGGCGCGAGCGGCGGGGCTCTCGTCCATCCAGTTCCTCGGCTTCCGCACCGACGTGGCCCGTCTGCTGGCCGGGTGCGACGCGCTGGTGGCGCCCACGCGTTACGAGTCCTATGGGCTGGGCGTCGTCGAGGCCCTGTGTACCGGCCTGCCCGCCTTCGTCAGCCGCGGCGCGGGCGTGGCCGAGCGCTACCCGCCCTCGCTGCGCCCGCTGCTGCTGGAAGACCCCGAGGATGCGCCCGCGCTGGCCGAGGCGCTCGCGGGCTGGGCCTCCCGGCGTGAGTCCGTCCGTGCCGAGCTGCCCGCCGTCTCCGAGCTCCTGCGCCGGGAGGACTGGCGGTACATGGCCGAGCGGTTCGTCTCCTGCGTCGAGAGCGTCCCCCTGGGAGGAGTCACGTGAGCGCGTCCGTCTCCGCCGGCCCCCGGCGCCGGCTGGTGTTCATCTGCGAGAGCGGCACCGATGTGCGGCTGGTGACGGGGCTCAAGCAGCGCTTCGAGCTGACGCTGTTGCTGCGTCCCGCCTTCGGGCCGCGCACCATCAACTGGAAGGACGAGGGCCCCGAGCCGGTCCGCATCGTGGAGGGCCCGGCCGGACGGGTCGCCTTCGCCGCGTTCGCGGGCGCCTGGCTCGTGCGCCACCGCGCGGAGGTGGAGGCCGTGCTGGCGCAGAACGCGGGCGTGGCCTCGCTGGCCGCCAATGCCTGCCGGGGCCTCACGCGGGTGCCCACCTTCATGCTCATCTGCAGCCCCAACATCGCCTACTTCCACTGCCGCTATGAGCGGGGCGAGCTGGGGCTTCCGGCCTACCTCGCCGGGCGCACCCTGCTGGAGGCGGCGCGCGCCGGTAACGCGCTGCTGGGCCACCGCTACCTCGTCCTCAGTGACTACCTGGGCGGCCAGGTGTCGTACGGAATCCGGGAGAAGGTGCGCGTGGTGCCGCTGTATGGGGTGGACACCTCGCGCTTCCAGCCGGTGTCTCCCGAGGAGAAGCGGCGCCTGCGGGTGAAGCTCGGCCTGCCCGAGGAGGGCTTCCTCATCTTCTTCTCCAGCCGCGTGGCTCCGGAGAAGGACACCGAGTCCCTCCTGGATGCGTGCGCCCTGCTGCGGGCCTCGGGGCGCTCCTTCTGGATGCTCAACCTGAGCGGTGGACACCAGCGGCTGAAGCAGCTCGCCGTCGAGCGGGGCCTGGGGGACCGCACCCTCACCCGTGATGCGGTGGACCCCGTGCACGCGCTGCCCGCGTACTACCAGGCCTCGGACGTGTGCGCGCAGGTGTCGCTGGAGGAGGGGCTCGGTTTCTCTCCGCTCGAGGCGCTGGCGTGTGAGGTGCCCGTGGTGGCCACCGCCGTGGGCGGGCTGCGGGAGACGATCCGCGATGGAGAGACGGGCCTCAGTGTCCCGGTACGCGCACCCCGCGCGCTCGCCGATGCCCTGGCCCGCGTCATGGACGAGCCCGAGCGGTTCCTCGCCCTGGCCCGTCAGGGACGGCGGATGGTGCGGGAGCGTTTCGAGGCCTCGCGCTGCTTCGACGGCTTCGCCGCGCTGGTCGAGGAGGAGCTCGCCTCCCGGCGGTGAGCCCGCGCCCGCACGCGGCGTACGGGAAATCCCCCTCCTTTGACAGGAATCTGTTCGCCTTCCTATACGGAGCGCGCCTCATTCCCGAAAGGACTCGCCGTGCGATTGCTGAAGCTTGGCGCGAGTGTACTCGCGCTCGTTGTGGTGGCTTGTGGTGGGGGAACCGTCCCCGTGGCTCCGCAGGAGGCGGGCACGCTGCAACTGCCGCTGACCTCGACGTCCGGCGGCAAGGTGTACCGGCTGGTGGGCGCGGCGTTCCACATCACCGGTCCGCAGACGGTCACCGTCACGGACACGGCGGCGGACACGGTGCAGACGACGCTCGAGGCCGGCGCCTACACCATCGAGCTCGCCAGCGGCTGGAGGATGGAGCGCGCGGATGCGCCCGGAACCGCCGTGCCGGCCGCGCTGCTGTCTCCCAACCCCCTGACCTTCACCGTGAAGAAGGATGAGCTCTCCCAGGTGCGCTTCATGTTCAAGCTGCCCGGGGATGGCACCGCGGACGTGGGCATCCACGTGGACAGTGGCGGGTGGTTCGCCGGGACCATCCGCGTCGACTCGCTCGAGGGTGACTCGGGCCCGACGAACCCCTACTCCGGGATGCTGGGCAAGAGCGTGCCCTTCCTCATCAGCTTCGAGTCGTTCACGGCCTCCCACGATTCCGGTCCGGTGACCTTGGTGCACACCAGCCCCATCACCGTCCAGTTCGCGGGGGTTCCTTCCGAGCAGCTGGAGCGCGTCGCCGCGGCCCTGAATGGCTCGATGCTCTCCTTCAAGCTGCGGCGGTTCTCGAGTGGCTCGGTGGATTTCAACGGGGGGGTTGTCGAGAACCTCGCGGCCGACGTCCGGCTCGAGCTGTCCTTTGGCTCCGACCCCTTCGTGGGGCTGATGGACGCCGAGGGCTATCCCGTCTTCCGGCCTTTCGAGACCGAGCTCCACCTGCGGCTGCGGGATGGCTCCGTCGGCTTCTCGGGCATGACGGACGTGAACGCCGCTCCCTGAAGCTCCTCGCGGTGCGCGGTGTCCTCCGGCCGGAGTCAACGGCTGGAGGATGCCCGCGGTGGATTCCCGCCCATACGCGGCGTACGGGAAATCCCTCTCATTTGACAGGAATCTGTCCGAATCTTTATACCGGGCGCGCTTCATTCCCGAAAGGACTTGACGTGCGACTGCTGAATCTTGGCGCGTGTGTGCTCGCGCTCGTTGTGGTGGCTTGTGGTGGGGAAACCGTCACGGTGGATCCGCAGGAGGCGGGCACGCTGCAGTTGCCGCTGAGCACGCCGGGCGCGGACGGCAAGGTGTACCGGCTGGTGGGCGCGACGTTCCACATCACCGGGACGCAGACGGTCACGGTCTCGGACACGGCGGCGGACACGGTGCAGACGACGCTCCAGGCCGGCTCCTATACCATCGAGCTCGCCAGCGGTTGGACGATGGAGCGCGCGGATGCGCCCGGAGTGGCCGTGCCGGCCACGCTGCGCTCTCCCAACCCCCTGCCGTTCTTCGTGAAGAAGAACGAGACGACCCAGGTGCGCTTCCTGTTCAAGCTCCCCGGGGAGGGCACCGCGGACGTGGGCATCCACGTGGACAGCGGTGGGTGGTTCGCCGGGACCCTCCGGTTCGACGTGCTCGATGGAGACTTTGGCCCGATGAATCCCTACTCCGGGCTGGTGGGCACGAGCGTGCCCTTCGTCCTCAGCTTCGAGTCCTTCACGGTCACCCACGACTCCTGGGACAAGACGACCCATATGGAGACCGGCCCCGCCACCCTCCAGTTCGGGGGGGCTCCTTCCGAGCAGCTGGAGCGCGTCGCCGCGTCCCTGAAGGGCAGGCCGTTCTTCTTCAGCCTGCGTTTGGACTCGTCCGGAAAGGCCTTCCTCATGGGCTCGTCCCTCTACAATCCCGAGAGCAGCCTCCAGTTCGAGATCCTCTCGAGCTTCGAGTCCTTCACGGCAGTGCTGGACAGCGACGGCTACCCCGTCTTCTCGCCCATCGCGTTCGAGGCTGGCGCGCGCATCCGGGACCCCTACTACGGAGTGTGGGCCCTGGCGGACGTGGACGCCTCGCCCTGAGTCTCGGCGTGTAGCACCCCGCGGCGTCCTTCGGCCGGAGTCAACGGCGGGAGGGCGCCGCGAGCCGTTGATAGGCGTCGAGGATGGTGCGTGCGTGGTTCGTCCAGGAGTAGCCGCGCCCGCGGGCGATGCGCTGACTCCGGGCCGCGCCGGGCTCCGGTGACTCCACCAGCCCGTGCACCGCCTCCGTCCAGGCGCCGACGTCCCCCACGGGCGCGTAGCGGATGGCGTCTCCGCCCACCTCGCGCAGCACGGGCAGCTCGCTGGCCACCACGGGTGTGCCGCAGGCCATGGCCTCGATGACGGGGAGCCCGAAGCCCTCGGCCTCGCTCGTCACCAGCACCACGCGCGCCTTGCGGTACAGCCCCGCGAGCGTCGCCCGGTCCAGCTTCGGAGGTTGCAGCAGCGCGTCCCCGAGGCCGAGCCGCGCCACCTGGGCCCGCTGCCTGTCGTCGAGTGCCGCCCCCTGCTGCACCAGGCGCAGCTCCGGGTGCCGGCGACGCAGCGCGGCGAAGACCTCGAAGAGCACGTCCAGGCGCTTGCGCGGAATCCCGCTGCCCACGTGCAACACGTAGGGCCGGCCGCCGAGGGGACGCAGCACCTCGTCGCTGGTGTCTCCGGGGACGGGCTCGGGCCCGTATTCCGGCGAGACGCCCAGGGGTGCGTGCACCAGCCGCTCCGGAGGCACCACGCCGTGGCGCAGCAATTCGTCGCGCACCGCGAGGGTGCTGTGGAACACCACCGCCGCCCGCTCCAGCCCCTTGAGCGCGGCCCACGCCATGGCCCGGAACCACGCGGGCCGAGGCTCCTTGGCGGGCTCCAGGATGCTGCGGAAGGCATCCAGGTCATGGCAGTACACGCCCGTGCGCCCGGGGGGCAGGGTGTGCACGAGCTGCGCGTACGTGTGGTCCACCACGTGCCAGGCGTCCTG
The sequence above is drawn from the Archangium gephyra genome and encodes:
- a CDS encoding GumC family protein, with translation MEETSNEAPEAPEPSLDVMQYVRALWRRKWLILGVMAVVMLVGLFHTLRQPKIYTANTSLIIDVAAPRVLDTEVKEVMGDERGNYWANKEYYQTQSEIITSRAVASRVVDRLGLRNDAAFLGVAGIQDEEARKKAMAAADPVSMVRSRITVIPSANSRVVRIAVEDVDPKRAALLANEVADAYIAENLALRLKTTEGASVWLEERMGELGSRASTSELDLYKFKRSADVLSLSSNGKDGQPQPSTAKLAYDSYMSALIAVRTKMAALQARVDAMRQLRNSASPDAEHWAEGLPEANEGALRELRNKVLEQRTGCVELSERYLPEHPKMQECQGKLTVLQQELRRSLENLVKGAETDLAAAQANERTLLERVEQAKTEAFALTEKEIAYQKLRREAENDQRLYDMVLKRFKELELSGQLRTSNVRVLDAALPNPAPVRPNTRSALMLFFLLGLMGGVAVALGLELLDASVATRADVEERLGLAFIGAMPPLKPDDGGPADLFIHRHPRSQAAEMCRAIRTNLLFMSPDKPFRTVVVSSAGPAEGKSTVVINLGMVMAQTGSRVLLMDTDMRRPRLHKAFGVPDDVGVSSLVVGEGSLEGAIKSTDVPNLFVLPCGPLPPNPAELLHTRAFAELLGKLRERFDCVLLDSPPLGPVSDALVLSKQTDGILLVLKAGTTQREQAKRATRALRDVKARVIGALLNHVDLKGGRYGADSYDGYGYRGYGNERDEQRSVS
- a CDS encoding glycosyltransferase family 4 protein — protein: MGTWLLVTGDVGRRGAMDRAHLALAEYLSRRGDEVHVVAHSASEELLALAGTHWHVAPKPAGSVALGSPVLDAVGRYWARRLGARGARVVVNGGNCLWGDVNWVHYVHAAYSPGFEARGWRPLARRFVHEGYLRAERAAFSRARLLIANSHRTAEDLRRLGVPAARIRVVYCGIEGERFRPPSASEREAVRAGQGWRPEQPVVAFVGALGDRRKGFDTVYKAWAELHRRGPWDGVLVVMGSGAELPAWRERARAAGLSSIQFLGFRTDVARLLAGCDALVAPTRYESYGLGVVEALCTGLPAFVSRGAGVAERYPPSLRPLLLEDPEDAPALAEALAGWASRRESVRAELPAVSELLRREDWRYMAERFVSCVESVPLGGVT
- a CDS encoding glycosyltransferase family 4 protein — encoded protein: MSGTGIPLRLALLMDPLDEGWPSMDLAGEALHEQFHGPLADRVWVTSVRPKLVPLARRLPVLRERRDALNVDRVLTRFLTYPARVALRTRGQDAWHVVDHTYAQLVHTLPPGRTGVYCHDLDAFRSILEPAKEPRPAWFRAMAWAALKGLERAAVVFHSTLAVRDELLRHGVVPPERLVHAPLGVSPEYGPEPVPGDTSDEVLRPLGGRPYVLHVGSGIPRKRLDVLFEVFAALRRRHPELRLVQQGAALDDRQRAQVARLGLGDALLQPPKLDRATLAGLYRKARVVLVTSEAEGFGLPVIEAMACGTPVVASELPVLREVGGDAIRYAPVGDVGAWTEAVHGLVESPEPGAARSQRIARGRGYSWTNHARTILDAYQRLAAPSRR
- a CDS encoding glycosyltransferase codes for the protein MKVLQLGKYYAPYRGGMETHLSGLCEELKGRVQLEVLVSNTAPRTVREVVHGVPVTRCAELVKVASTSLNPTLPLELSRRRYELLHMHFPHPMAVMGYLGSVRPRRHGLVITYHSDVVRQKRLLKVYGPFMQRALARADAILVGSPNYVETSEALRPHRDRCHVVPFGIDVSRFVRTPAREAAAAAVRSRYGGAPLLMGVGRLVYYKGFDHAIRALREVEGAHLLLVGEGPLRAELEALARACGVAGRVHFLGNLGDEELLALYFACDAFVLSSVTRAEAFALVQLEALACGLPVINTALDSGVPFVSRHEESGLTVAPGDEAALAAAMRRMLAEPEQRRAWGEAGRARVLAEFSQARMGERVLAVYREVLDARRARG
- a CDS encoding acyltransferase family protein is translated as MTSPSRPELLTQQMLRGLAAFAVVLYHAGLTSSGLTGGSYLLPGFFKQGYAGVDVFFCLSGFIIFHAHQGDLGRRQSLPLFLMKRFVRIYPIYWVVTLLVLATGLLVPRVVGGSPPAPGYVLQSLLLIPQGREPLVTVAWTLIHELRFYVLFCGALLLPPRVSARVAVGFFLLSLGTLCLDSLHPAFFQRVPGARLFLFLFHPSNLHFTLGVLASFILSRVRTAALLDGAVLGAGAVSMTAAVLLHDRLAPPGMKYHAALFYAVPSFLVVLGLALVERRWRPWIPRPLVQLGNASYSLYLIHWPVLVLLVPAVFQSLETTGERTLALWGLVAVAVGAGAVLYVGVERPLLTFLRGRLLQRVPTGARARPGIQPGPTH
- a CDS encoding glycosyltransferase family 4 protein, with protein sequence MSASVSAGPRRRLVFICESGTDVRLVTGLKQRFELTLLLRPAFGPRTINWKDEGPEPVRIVEGPAGRVAFAAFAGAWLVRHRAEVEAVLAQNAGVASLAANACRGLTRVPTFMLICSPNIAYFHCRYERGELGLPAYLAGRTLLEAARAGNALLGHRYLVLSDYLGGQVSYGIREKVRVVPLYGVDTSRFQPVSPEEKRRLRVKLGLPEEGFLIFFSSRVAPEKDTESLLDACALLRASGRSFWMLNLSGGHQRLKQLAVERGLGDRTLTRDAVDPVHALPAYYQASDVCAQVSLEEGLGFSPLEALACEVPVVATAVGGLRETIRDGETGLSVPVRAPRALADALARVMDEPERFLALARQGRRMVRERFEASRCFDGFAALVEEELASRR